A single Reinekea thalattae DNA region contains:
- the proC gene encoding pyrroline-5-carboxylate reductase: MKQQKLGFLGGGNMANAINSGLIDSGYNPEAIMVCDLNEAQLERFSARGCHTTQDAAELFAWSDAIVLAVKPQVLKSVLEPLAELAQQQRPLILSVVAAIPSSSIDQWLGGELAIIRTMPNTPALVSAGATGLFANPLANQQQRAFAEHIFQAIGEFCWVAEEDLLHAVTAAAGSAPAYFFRFAEAMTKTALAQNLTEQQARQLIGQTMLGAAKMILQTDESISQMCQNVCSPNGTTERAIRSFEANNIDEWVDQAMSACYDRSVELSDLLAK, translated from the coding sequence TTGAAGCAACAAAAACTCGGATTCCTCGGCGGCGGCAACATGGCCAATGCGATAAATAGCGGCTTAATCGACAGCGGCTACAACCCCGAAGCAATCATGGTGTGCGACCTCAACGAGGCTCAACTTGAGCGCTTTAGCGCGCGCGGCTGCCATACAACTCAGGATGCAGCGGAGCTTTTCGCTTGGAGCGATGCCATTGTGCTTGCCGTTAAGCCTCAAGTACTCAAAAGCGTACTGGAGCCATTGGCCGAACTGGCGCAACAACAGCGTCCACTGATTCTCAGTGTCGTTGCCGCCATTCCATCCAGCAGTATTGATCAATGGTTGGGTGGCGAACTGGCTATTATTCGCACCATGCCAAACACACCCGCGCTGGTCAGCGCTGGCGCCACTGGCTTATTTGCAAACCCGTTAGCGAACCAACAGCAACGAGCCTTTGCCGAACATATTTTTCAAGCTATTGGCGAATTCTGCTGGGTAGCAGAAGAAGATTTATTGCATGCAGTGACAGCCGCGGCAGGTAGTGCTCCAGCCTATTTTTTTCGCTTTGCCGAAGCCATGACCAAAACCGCACTGGCGCAAAATTTAACCGAACAGCAAGCTCGACAGCTAATTGGCCAAACCATGCTGGGTGCCGCTAAAATGATTCTACAAACGGACGAAAGCATTAGCCAAATGTGCCAAAATGTATGTTCTCCAAACGGCACCACTGAACGAGCTATTCGTAGTTTTGAAGCAAATAACATCGATGAGTGGGTCGACCAAGCGATGAGTGCCTGTTATGACCGATCGGTTGAGCTGTCCGATCTACTGGCAAAATAA
- a CDS encoding YggS family pyridoxal phosphate-dependent enzyme — protein MSAPQLESQLASVNQRIVEACSKTKRNCDDVALLAVSKTKPLADIITLYQAGHRQFAENYAQEGVEKCQQAPFDDAIWHFIGPLQSNKTKLIAEHFDWVHTIDREKIARRLSDQRPPEKPPLNLLIQVNISQDPAKSGVTAAQAVTLAKQISVLPNVRLRGLMTILEAQLSEQHRLAQFQELKKLQQALIKEHPDCKELSMGMSSDFELAIQAGATMVRVGSDIFGKRS, from the coding sequence ATGTCAGCGCCTCAGCTTGAATCTCAACTCGCATCCGTCAATCAACGCATAGTCGAAGCTTGCAGCAAAACAAAGCGAAACTGCGATGATGTCGCGCTATTGGCGGTCAGCAAAACCAAACCGTTAGCCGACATCATTACCCTGTACCAAGCAGGTCATCGCCAGTTTGCCGAAAACTACGCCCAAGAAGGTGTCGAAAAGTGCCAGCAAGCCCCGTTTGACGACGCCATCTGGCACTTTATTGGCCCACTACAGTCTAACAAGACCAAACTCATCGCCGAGCATTTTGATTGGGTGCACACCATCGATCGTGAAAAAATCGCACGCCGACTCAGCGACCAACGCCCACCAGAAAAGCCGCCATTAAATCTGTTGATTCAGGTAAACATCAGTCAAGATCCGGCAAAATCTGGTGTCACCGCGGCGCAGGCAGTCACACTGGCCAAACAGATATCAGTACTGCCAAATGTTCGGCTACGCGGACTGATGACTATTTTAGAAGCGCAGCTCAGTGAACAGCACAGGCTGGCGCAATTCCAAGAATTGAAAAAACTGCAACAAGCCCTTATTAAAGAGCATCCAGATTGCAAAGAATTATCGATGGGCATGAGCAGCGATTTTGAACTCGCCATCCAAGCTGGCGCAACGATGGTCAGAGTGGGCAGCGATATTTTTGGCAAACGTAGTTAG
- a CDS encoding type IV pilus twitching motility protein PilT, producing MEITDLLAFSVKQGASDLHLSAGLPPMIRVDGDVLKINAPVLSNDDAQKLIYSVMSDKQIEDFKASLELDLSFDLEGVARFRVNAFHQQRGVGAVFRTIPNQIVTMSDLQMGPVFEQICQTARGICLVTGPTGSGKSTTLAAMVNYINETRQEHILTIEDPIEFVHESKKCLVNQREVHRDTLGFSEALRAALREDPDVILVGEMRDLQTIRLALEAAETGHLVFATLHTQSAAKSIDRIIDVFPAEEKSVVRSMLSESLMAVISQTLVKKPEGGRVAAREIMLGTPAIRNLIREDKVAQMYSAIQTGAQFGMQTLDQHLSELVAQGVISLDAAKAKAKQPESI from the coding sequence ATGGAAATTACCGATTTATTGGCGTTTAGTGTGAAACAGGGCGCCTCCGATTTACATCTTTCGGCTGGCTTGCCGCCCATGATACGGGTCGATGGTGACGTGTTAAAAATTAATGCGCCTGTGCTTTCAAATGACGATGCCCAAAAATTGATCTATTCGGTGATGTCGGACAAACAGATTGAGGACTTTAAAGCCAGCTTAGAGTTGGACTTGTCGTTTGATCTAGAAGGCGTTGCGCGCTTTCGAGTCAACGCCTTTCATCAGCAGCGAGGCGTTGGTGCGGTTTTTCGAACCATTCCTAATCAGATTGTAACGATGAGCGATTTGCAGATGGGCCCAGTGTTTGAGCAGATTTGCCAAACCGCGCGTGGTATCTGTTTAGTAACCGGGCCGACAGGTTCTGGTAAATCGACAACCTTGGCCGCGATGGTTAACTACATTAACGAGACTCGACAAGAGCATATTCTCACCATCGAAGATCCAATTGAGTTTGTTCATGAGTCGAAAAAGTGTCTGGTTAATCAGCGAGAAGTGCATCGCGATACCTTAGGTTTTAGTGAGGCTTTGCGCGCCGCATTACGTGAAGATCCAGATGTGATATTGGTTGGCGAAATGCGAGATTTGCAGACTATTCGCTTAGCCTTGGAAGCCGCTGAGACCGGACACCTCGTGTTTGCCACCTTGCATACTCAGTCGGCGGCGAAGTCGATCGACCGGATTATTGATGTTTTCCCTGCCGAAGAGAAGTCGGTGGTGCGCTCCATGTTGTCAGAATCACTGATGGCGGTAATCTCTCAAACACTGGTGAAAAAGCCAGAAGGTGGCCGAGTCGCGGCTCGGGAAATTATGCTCGGTACGCCGGCTATTCGTAATCTGATTCGTGAAGATAAAGTAGCGCAGATGTATTCGGCCATTCAGACCGGAGCTCAGTTTGGTATGCAAACGTTGGATCAGCATTTATCCGAACTGGTGGCTCAAGGGGTGATTAGCTTAGACGCAGCCAAAGCTAAGGCGAAACAGCCAGAGTCGATCTAG
- a CDS encoding YggT family protein, protein MFLIQMILSIAFNIVLVSLVARFLAQMARADFYNPLAQTVVKITDPFLKPARRIIPSVAGLDMASLILIILGQLLYSVLILLINGVNPSTYISTLVIGSLIASGVLILWVIYWSMIIVAIASFILMGQHNPFVYFISQMIEPFVGPFRRLNLQIGVLDLSFILAIIVIYLLKDFLLLQTIGPVVGYTPRLFVGG, encoded by the coding sequence ATGTTTCTTATTCAAATGATTCTAAGCATCGCCTTTAACATTGTCTTAGTCTCTTTAGTGGCTCGCTTTTTAGCACAGATGGCGCGCGCCGATTTTTATAATCCACTGGCGCAAACCGTGGTTAAAATTACCGATCCATTTTTAAAACCCGCGCGCCGAATTATCCCCAGCGTTGCAGGCTTGGATATGGCCTCGCTAATATTGATCATCCTTGGGCAGCTACTGTATTCGGTTTTAATTTTGCTCATTAACGGAGTGAATCCGTCAACCTATATTAGTACTCTGGTTATCGGTAGTTTGATCGCTAGCGGTGTTCTAATCCTTTGGGTTATTTACTGGTCGATGATCATTGTCGCTATCGCAAGCTTTATCTTAATGGGCCAACACAATCCTTTTGTTTATTTTATTTCTCAAATGATTGAGCCTTTCGTTGGCCCGTTTCGTCGCTTAAACTTACAAATTGGCGTGCTTGATCTTTCCTTTATTCTGGCGATCATTGTGATCTATTTGCTCAAAGACTTTTTGCTACTGCAAACCATTGGTCCTGTCGTCGGTTATACACCTCGTTTGTTTGTTGGCGGCTAA
- the metW gene encoding methionine biosynthesis protein MetW, with protein sequence MRHDLKYIANWVSTNDRVLDLGCGDGELLAYLSAEKNTSGYGMEINIDEIIACTERGVDVIHQDLNDSLDYLDDASFDTVMMTQSLQQTRHPEILLNEMVRIGKRAIVTFPNFGHWTTRVYLGLKGMMPMSKTFPFRWYNTPNIHNCTFKDFEILCKEQGIRIIQRTVVNTDLEESWAIKLMPNILGQVALYHIEKQER encoded by the coding sequence ATGCGTCATGATCTAAAATACATCGCCAATTGGGTTAGCACTAACGACCGAGTACTCGACCTAGGTTGCGGCGACGGTGAATTACTGGCCTATCTAAGCGCTGAGAAAAACACCAGCGGCTACGGCATGGAAATTAATATCGATGAAATAATTGCCTGTACCGAGCGCGGCGTTGATGTTATTCATCAAGACCTTAATGACAGTTTGGACTACTTGGATGATGCCAGTTTCGACACGGTGATGATGACGCAATCATTGCAACAGACTCGTCACCCAGAAATTTTGCTGAACGAAATGGTGCGTATTGGCAAACGAGCCATCGTCACCTTTCCTAATTTTGGCCATTGGACCACGCGTGTTTATTTAGGCTTAAAAGGCATGATGCCGATGTCTAAAACCTTCCCTTTTCGTTGGTATAACACGCCCAACATCCATAACTGCACCTTTAAGGATTTTGAAATTCTCTGTAAGGAGCAAGGCATTCGTATTATTCAGCGAACGGTTGTAAATACCGACCTTGAAGAAAGCTGGGCCATTAAATTGATGCCCAACATCTTAGGTCAGGTCGCGCTTTATCATATTGAAAAACAAGAACGCTAA
- the metX gene encoding homoserine O-succinyltransferase MetX — MPTEIPADSVGLVTPQIAQFDEPLTLRSGRVLESYQLVYETYGTLNKDHSNAILICHALSGHHHAAGYHSMDDKKPGWWDSAIGPGKPIDTNHFFVVALNNLGGCHGSTGPTSIDPTTNEPYGPEFPIMAVRDWVTSHARLADRLGINCWHAVVGGSLGGMQALRWSIDYPERLKKCAVIAAAPKLTAQNIAFNEVARQAITSDTEFHQGYYYKHDTLPRKGLALARMLGHITYLSDDSMRDKFGRELKTGKLNFNYEIDFEIESYLRYQGKRFSDMFDANSYLLMTKSLDYFDPASDFDNDLSKCLSRSQCKFMVTSFSTDWRFAPERSKEIVDALVRAQKPVSYLEVDAPQGHDAFLFPIPEYFSFLRNFLNPAELGTTEGAAPHAS, encoded by the coding sequence ATGCCTACAGAAATCCCGGCAGACAGTGTTGGCCTAGTCACACCACAGATCGCCCAGTTTGATGAGCCACTGACGTTACGCAGTGGCCGCGTACTGGAAAGCTATCAGTTAGTGTATGAAACCTACGGCACTCTAAATAAAGATCACAGCAACGCCATTCTAATTTGTCACGCCCTCAGCGGTCATCATCACGCCGCTGGCTATCATTCTATGGACGACAAAAAACCCGGTTGGTGGGATTCAGCTATTGGTCCGGGTAAGCCTATTGATACTAATCATTTCTTCGTTGTAGCACTGAACAACTTAGGCGGCTGTCACGGCTCTACTGGGCCGACTTCAATTGACCCAACAACTAACGAACCTTACGGCCCGGAATTCCCAATTATGGCTGTGCGTGATTGGGTCACCAGCCATGCACGCTTAGCCGACCGTTTAGGGATTAACTGCTGGCATGCGGTTGTCGGTGGCTCGTTAGGCGGCATGCAAGCATTGCGGTGGTCAATAGACTACCCAGAACGGTTAAAAAAATGCGCCGTCATTGCAGCAGCACCGAAGCTCACCGCACAAAACATTGCCTTTAACGAAGTAGCGCGACAAGCGATTACCAGCGATACCGAGTTTCACCAAGGCTACTATTACAAGCACGATACACTGCCACGCAAAGGCTTAGCTTTGGCGAGAATGCTCGGCCACATCACCTACCTGAGTGATGACAGCATGCGCGATAAATTTGGTCGTGAATTAAAAACCGGCAAACTTAATTTTAACTATGAAATCGACTTTGAAATTGAAAGCTACCTGCGTTATCAGGGTAAGCGATTCTCTGACATGTTCGATGCTAATTCCTATTTGTTGATGACCAAGTCATTAGACTATTTTGATCCCGCCAGCGACTTTGACAACGATTTGAGCAAATGCCTCAGCCGTAGCCAATGTAAATTCATGGTGACTTCGTTTTCTACCGATTGGCGTTTTGCACCGGAGCGCAGTAAAGAGATCGTCGATGCTTTAGTACGTGCGCAAAAGCCGGTGTCCTATTTAGAAGTTGATGCCCCTCAAGGCCACGATGCCTTCTTGTTCCCCATTCCTGAGTACTTCAGTTTTTTACGGAACTTCTTGAACCCTGCCGAATTAGGCACGACTGAAGGAGCAGCGCCGCATGCGTCATGA